One stretch of Prunus persica cultivar Lovell chromosome G1, Prunus_persica_NCBIv2, whole genome shotgun sequence DNA includes these proteins:
- the LOC18793850 gene encoding uncharacterized protein LOC18793850 isoform X1 has product MDNFRARELQISQLTVERPSQFAAPDEDPPSDLGTPATTETMSTEWTDEKHSMYLKSMEASFVNQLYSSMDSRGWHSQKGSFLHPKSLRQPQFNSRAPSGQFKVLRGGCWQKINFVRAEAELNKADGSCGDLLENPWVLHFRSSCKTKEVESPIVQEAVASVSEEVDSIGKKEMPCAPATCSKHFRASRSQLCHQDMVGGNTEVSDQNFVDEDIKEEKTLGSCDAKRMKALILDVANNDQVVPLRKPADT; this is encoded by the exons ATGGATAATTTCAGGGCGAGAGAGTTGCAGATTTCTCAGTTAACCGTTGAGAGGCCAAGCCAGTTTGCTGCGCCGGACGAGGACCCTCCATCAGACCTG GGTACTCCGGCCACAACAGAAACTATGTCTACAGAATGGACGGATGAGAAACACAGTATGTACCTGAAATCTATGGAAGCATCATTTGTTAACCAGTTGTATAGTTCCATGGATTCGCGGGGTTGGCACTCACAAAAGGGAAGTTTTTTGCATCCCAAATCATTAAGGCAACCCCAGTTCAATTCTCGAGCCCCTTCTGGCCAG TTTAAGGTACTTCGAGGTGGCTGCTGGCAGAAAATCAATTTTGTAAGAGCTGAAGCTGAATTAAATAAGGCAGATGGATCTTGTGGTGATCTTCTGGAAAATCCGTGGGTGCTGCACTTCAGATCTTCCTGCAAGACCAAAGAAGTTGAATCTCCCATTGTCCAAGAAGCAGTTGCATCTGTAAGTGAGGAAGTTGATTCAATTGGGAAGAAGGAAATGCCCTGTGCACCAGCTACTTGTTCAAAGCATTTTCGTGCATCTCGCTCTCAGTTGTGCCATCAGGATATGGTTGGAGGCAACACAG AAGTGTCAGACCAGAACTTTGTTGATGAAGatatcaaagaagaaaaaactctTGGTTCATGTGATGCTAAGAGGATGAAAGCTCTTATACTCGATGTTGCAAATAACGATCAG GTTGTTCCACTGCGCAAGCCTGCTGATACCTGA
- the LOC18793883 gene encoding coenzyme Q-binding protein COQ10 homolog, mitochondrial isoform X1, which produces MPPFWSSTTSKAVGSLLSRRIGPRHLIRSGRKYDPVRCFSNIAGIETPSSIHKWTGDSRLDYNYRSRRQFLGCGDGEEGGVLSKVYEEKRVLGYSPEQLFDVVAAVDLYHGFVPWCQRSDIIKTFPDGSFDAELEIGFKFLVESYVSHVELERAKRIKAIIFLQTTVSNSSLFDHLINIWEFNPGPVPGSCNLYFLVDFKFRSPIYRQVASVFFKEVVSKLVGSFNERCRLIYGPGVPIHEHTYGQRA; this is translated from the exons ATGCCGCCATTCTGGTCGAGCACGACCTCGAAGGCGGTGGGGTCCTTACTGTCCCGTAGAATCGGCCCGAGGCATCTGATCCGGTCCGGCCGGAAATACGACCCGGTTCGATGCTTTAGTAACATTGCGGGCATAGAAACCCCATCGTCGATCCACAAGTGGACCGGCGATTCCCGACTGGATTATAATTATAGGTCACGGAGGCAATTTCTCGGCTGCGGCGACGGCGAAGAAGGCGGTGTTTTATCCAAAGTTTATGAGGAGAAGCGCGTCTTGGG GTATTCTCCAGAGCAATTGTTCGATGTGGTTGCTGCTGTAGACTTGTATCATGGTTTTGTCCCCTGGTGTCAGCGGTCCGACATAATCAAAACCTTTCCGGATGGATCATTTGATGCTGAGCTGGAGATTGGTTTTAAATTTCTGGTGGAAAGTTACGTTTCCCATGTCGAATTAGAGAGAGCAAAGCGTATAAAGGCAATCATTTTCCTTCAA ACCACTGTGTCAAATAGTTCCCTTTTCGATCATCTGATAAACATCTGGGAATTCAATCCGGGACCTGTTCCTGGATCTTGCAACCTTTATTTCTTGGTGGATTTCAAGTTCCGATCGCCAATTTACCGACAG GTGGCATCTGTGTTCTTTAAGGAGGTGGTCTCTAAGCTTGTTGGTTCATTTAATGAGCGATGCCGTTTGATATACGGACCAGGAGTTCCAATTCATGAACATACATATGGACAAAGGGCATGA
- the LOC18793892 gene encoding abscisic acid 8'-hydroxylase 4, which produces MDAIFTCVFIFLLTLLSFLIFTKRDKREEPQKRANLPPGSLGWPYIGETLQLYSQDPNTFFSTKQKRYGEIFKTHILGCPCVMLASPEAAKFVLVTEAHLFKPTYPKSKERLIGPSALFFHQGDYHIRLRKLVQGSLSLDIIRNLVPHIEAIAVSGSDSWGAGQVINTFHEMKKYSFQVGILATFGHLEAHYKQELNNNYTIVDKGYNSFPTNIPGTLYKKALLARKRLREILGDIISERKEKRLLEKDLLGCLLNSKDNKGEVLTDDQIADNILGVLFAAQDTTASVMTWILKYLHDEPKLLEAVKAEHDAIRESNEEGNQPLSWAQSRNMPISSKVVLESLRMASIISFAFREAVVDVEYKGYLIPKGWKVMPLFRNIHHNPEFFADPHKFDPSRLEVAPKPNTFMPFGSGVHACPGNELAKLELLIMMHHLVTKFRWEVVGSQNEIQYSPFPVPIHGLPAKFWKKSTC; this is translated from the exons atggatGCAATTTTCACATGCGTTTTCATCTTCCTCCTAACCCTTCtctcatttttaattttcacgAAAAGGGACAAGAGAGAGGAGCCCCAGAAAAGGGCTAACCTCCCTCCAGGTTCATTGGGTTGGCCTTATATAGGAGAAACTCTTCAGCTCTATTCTCAGGACCCAAACACTTTCTTTTCgaccaaacaaaaaag GTACGGGGAAATTTTCAAGACGCATATCCTCGGGTGTCCATGTGTCATGCTGGCGAGCCCCGAGGCCGCCAAGTTCGTTTTGGTGACTGAGGCTCACTTGTTCAAACCCACATaccccaaaagcaaagaacgTTTGATTGGTCCTTCAGCACTGTTTTTTCACCAAGGAGACTACCATATTAGGCTGAGGAAATTAGTCCAAGGATCTCTCTCCCTTGACATTATTCGAAACTTGGTGCCTCATATTGAGGCCATAGCTGTGTCTGGCTCAGACTCCTGGGGGGCTGGCCAAGTCATCAACACCTTCCATGAAATGAAGAAG TATTCTTTCCAAGTGGGTATACTTGCAACTTTTGGCCATTTGGAGGCACATTACAAACAAGAACTCAACAACAACTACACCATCGTGGACAAAGGCTACAATTCCTTTCCCACAAACATTCCGGGAACATTATACAAAAAGGCTTTATTG GCAAGGAAGAGGCTAAGAGAGATTCTTGGCGACATTATCAGTgagaggaaggagaagaggcTACTTGAAAAAGATCTATTGGGTTGCTTGTTAAACTCTAAAGATAATAAAGGTGAAGTCTTAACTGATGACCAAATTGCAGACAATATTTTGGGTGTGCTTTTTGCTGCTCAAGACACCACAGCTAGCGTTATGACATGGATTCTCAAGTACCTCCACGATGAGCCCAAACTTCTAGAGGCTGTAAAG GCCGAGCATGATGCAATTCGTGAATCAAATGAAGAAGGCAACCAACCATTGAGCTGGGCACAGAGTAGAAACATGCCAATAAGTTCCAAG GTTGTGTTGGAGAGTTTGAGAATGGCGAGCATTATATCTTTTGCCTTTAGAGAGGCAGTGGTTGATGTGGAATATAAAG GGTACTTGATTCCAAAAGGTTGGAAGGTGATGCCTTTGTTCAGGAACATTCATCACAATCCTGAATTTTTTGCCGACCCTCATAAATTCGATCCTTCTAGATTGGAG GTTGCACCAAAGCCGAATACATTTATGCCATTTGGCAGTGGAGTGCATGCCTGTCCAGGAAATGAGCTTGCCAAGCTAGAATTACTGATTATGATGCACCATTTGGTTACCAAGTTCAG ATGGGAAGTAGTGGGATCCCAAAATGAGATTCAATATAGCCCATTCCCAGTGCCTATCCATGGACTCCCAgccaaattttggaaaaaatctaCCTGCTAG
- the LOC18793883 gene encoding coenzyme Q-binding protein COQ10 homolog, mitochondrial isoform X2, whose translation MPPFWSSTTSKAVGSLLSRRIGPRHLIRSGRKYDPVRCFSNIAGIETPSSIHKWTGDSRLDYNYRSRRQFLGCGDGEEGGVLSKVYEEKRVLGYSPEQLFDVVAAVDLYHGFVPWCQRSDIIKTFPDGSFDAELEIGFKFLVESYVSHVELERAKRIKTTVSNSSLFDHLINIWEFNPGPVPGSCNLYFLVDFKFRSPIYRQVASVFFKEVVSKLVGSFNERCRLIYGPGVPIHEHTYGQRA comes from the exons ATGCCGCCATTCTGGTCGAGCACGACCTCGAAGGCGGTGGGGTCCTTACTGTCCCGTAGAATCGGCCCGAGGCATCTGATCCGGTCCGGCCGGAAATACGACCCGGTTCGATGCTTTAGTAACATTGCGGGCATAGAAACCCCATCGTCGATCCACAAGTGGACCGGCGATTCCCGACTGGATTATAATTATAGGTCACGGAGGCAATTTCTCGGCTGCGGCGACGGCGAAGAAGGCGGTGTTTTATCCAAAGTTTATGAGGAGAAGCGCGTCTTGGG GTATTCTCCAGAGCAATTGTTCGATGTGGTTGCTGCTGTAGACTTGTATCATGGTTTTGTCCCCTGGTGTCAGCGGTCCGACATAATCAAAACCTTTCCGGATGGATCATTTGATGCTGAGCTGGAGATTGGTTTTAAATTTCTGGTGGAAAGTTACGTTTCCCATGTCGAATTAGAGAGAGCAAAGCGTATAAAG ACCACTGTGTCAAATAGTTCCCTTTTCGATCATCTGATAAACATCTGGGAATTCAATCCGGGACCTGTTCCTGGATCTTGCAACCTTTATTTCTTGGTGGATTTCAAGTTCCGATCGCCAATTTACCGACAG GTGGCATCTGTGTTCTTTAAGGAGGTGGTCTCTAAGCTTGTTGGTTCATTTAATGAGCGATGCCGTTTGATATACGGACCAGGAGTTCCAATTCATGAACATACATATGGACAAAGGGCATGA
- the LOC18789228 gene encoding protein DCL, chloroplastic, producing the protein MASLSRSPPLVHHQINSLTLNPCPVTLSFPFLKTTALQARLCALKTGADGGSRTGRPGTQGPDPGLLRKPVVSSGKDMDGISDEDEGEDGKWVDWEDKILEDTVPLVGFVRMILHSGKYESGDRLSPEHEKTVLERLLPFHPEAQKKIGSGIDYITVGYHPDFESSRCLFIVQKDGTLVDFSYWKCIKGLIRKNYPLYADSFILRHFRKRRRGL; encoded by the exons ATGGCATCTCTCTCTAGATCACCGCCACTAGTCCACCACCAGATAAACTCCCTCACTCTCAACCCGTGCCCCGTAACTCTATCTTTCCCTTTCCTCAAAACGACTGCGCTCCAGGCCCGTCTCTGTGCCCTGAAGACCGGGGCGGACGGGGGCAGCAGAACCGGGAGGCCAGGAACGCAGGGACCCGACCCGGGATTGCTTCGGAAGCCGGTGGTGTCGTCCGGGAAGGACATGGATGGAATTTCGGATGAAGATGAAGGAGAAGACGGGAAATGGGTCGATTGGGAAGATAAGATTTTGGAAGACACGGTTCCTCTGGTTGGGTTCGTGAGGATGATACTTCATTCTGGGAAATACGAGAGCGGAGATAGATTGAGCCCTGAGCATGAGAAGACTGTTCTTGAGAGGTTGCTTCCATTTCACCCTGAAGCTCAGAAGAAGATCGGTTCTGGGATTGATTATATCACA GTTGGTTATCATCCTGATTTTGAAAGCTCAAGATGTTTGTTCATTGTTCAAAAGGATGGAACATTGGTCGACTTTTCATACTGGAAGTGCATAAAGGGGCTGATCAGGAAGAACTATCCTCTATACGCAGACAGCTTCATCCTCAGACATTTCCGAAAGCGCAGACGCGGTTTATGA
- the LOC18792178 gene encoding glutamate receptor 2.1, producing the protein MGAFTQFVKVRYDPDNNETDISGFSIDVFEAAVKHLPYQLPYEFVPFNGSYDEMVELVSNKPCISSGLEMVVTVKPDKLKETEMLVWPFTREMWFLLFVTHLSVCLVACLMEIVHGREQFKNPWARLLLAPWLLAIVVVTATFTASLSSMMTVSWVQPSVLDIETLKMTNATVGCNGNSFIVRYLINVLEFRPENIKGIASISDYPEAFERKDITAAFFVSPHAKVFLAKHCNAVFTKTGSVYKPSGFGFVFQKGSPLATDISEAMLEATESGQVEKLEKQMLSSYDCSSPINSNNGSIGPGPLSGLFLLAGLACALAFLVTIVRLVREHWRNFLPGIMLVEVELQPNPVN; encoded by the exons ATGGGTGCATTCACGCAGTTTGTGAAAGTAAGATATGACCCGGACAATAATGAGACAGACATCTCAGGATTTTCAATTGATGTGTTTGAAGCAGCTGTCAAACATCTCCCTTATCAATTGCCTTACGAGTTTGTGCCCTTCAATGGCTCATATGATGAGATGGTGGAACTGGTCTCCAATAAG CCATGCATAAGCTCTGGGCTGGAGATGGTAGTCACTGTGAAGCCAGATAAGCTGAAGGAAACAGAGATGTTGGTGTGGCCTTTCACCAGAGAAATGTGGTTCCTCCTGTTTGTTACACACCTTTCTGTATGCTTGGTCGCCTGCTTAATGGAAATTGTACATGGAC GAGAACAATTTAAGAACCCTTGGGCTCGGTTGCTGCTGGCTCCATGGCTATTGGCAATTGTAGTTGTAACAGCTACTTTCACTGCAAGCCTCTCCTCCATGATGACCGTCTCTTGGGTCCAACCATCTGTGCTTGATATTGAAACACTAAAGATGACAAATGCAACTGTTGGTTGCAATGGAAACTCTTTTATTGTGAGGTACTTGATTAATGTCTTAGAGTTTAGACCAGAAAATATCAAGGGTATTGCCTCCATAAGTGACTACCCAGAGGCCTTTGAGAGGAAGGATATTACAGcagctttctttgtttctcccCATGCTAAAGTCTTCCTTGCAAAACACTGCAACGCTGTCTTTACCAAAACAGGATCGGTGTACAAGCCTAGTGGTTTTGGATTT GTTTTTCAAAAGGGTTCGCCTCTGGCTACTGACATCTCAGAGGCAATGTTAGAGGCAACTGAGAGTGGACAAGTGGAAAAgttagaaaaacaaatgctCTCCTCTTATGATTGCTCCTCTCCAATCAACTCAAACAATGGTTCAATAGGTCCTGGACCTTTGTCTGGCCTATTTCTACTAGCAGGTTTGGCTTGTGCATTGGCATTTTTGGTAACAATTGTGCGTTTAGTGCGTGAGCATTGGAGGAATTTTCTTCCTGGAATCATGCTTGTGGAAGTTGAGCTGCAACCCAACCCTGTTAATTAA
- the LOC18793850 gene encoding uncharacterized protein LOC18793850 isoform X2, translated as MDNFRARELQISQLTVERPSQFAAPDEDPPSDLGTPATTETMSTEWTDEKHSMYLKSMEASFVNQLYSSMDSRGWHSQKGSFLHPKSLRQPQFNSRAPSGQFKVLRGGCWQKINFVRAEAELNKADGSCGDLLENPWVLHFRSSCKTKEVESPIVQEAVASVSEEVDSIGKKEMPCAPATCSKHFRASRSQLCHQDMVGGNTGALSYILKCQTRTLLMKISKKKKLLVHVMLRG; from the exons ATGGATAATTTCAGGGCGAGAGAGTTGCAGATTTCTCAGTTAACCGTTGAGAGGCCAAGCCAGTTTGCTGCGCCGGACGAGGACCCTCCATCAGACCTG GGTACTCCGGCCACAACAGAAACTATGTCTACAGAATGGACGGATGAGAAACACAGTATGTACCTGAAATCTATGGAAGCATCATTTGTTAACCAGTTGTATAGTTCCATGGATTCGCGGGGTTGGCACTCACAAAAGGGAAGTTTTTTGCATCCCAAATCATTAAGGCAACCCCAGTTCAATTCTCGAGCCCCTTCTGGCCAG TTTAAGGTACTTCGAGGTGGCTGCTGGCAGAAAATCAATTTTGTAAGAGCTGAAGCTGAATTAAATAAGGCAGATGGATCTTGTGGTGATCTTCTGGAAAATCCGTGGGTGCTGCACTTCAGATCTTCCTGCAAGACCAAAGAAGTTGAATCTCCCATTGTCCAAGAAGCAGTTGCATCTGTAAGTGAGGAAGTTGATTCAATTGGGAAGAAGGAAATGCCCTGTGCACCAGCTACTTGTTCAAAGCATTTTCGTGCATCTCGCTCTCAGTTGTGCCATCAGGATATGGTTGGAGGCAACACAGGTGCTCTCAGCTATATTTTG AAGTGTCAGACCAGAACTTTGTTGATGAAGatatcaaagaagaaaaaactctTGGTTCATGTGATGCTAAGAGGATGA
- the LOC18790762 gene encoding serine/threonine-protein kinase tricorner, translating to MDGGDGTMRLGALNLKPDRVGGFDSGPDVSVSSPVTRQKAAAAKQFIENHYKNYLQGLQDRKERRRALQRKAQEDQIPTEEQEEMMRILERRETEYMRLQRRKIGIDDFEQLTVIGKGAFGEVRLCRAKGTGEIYAMKKLKKSEMLSRGQVEHVRSERNLLAEVDSRCIVKLHYSFQDSDFLYLIMEYLPGGDIMTLLMREDTLSEDVARFYIAESILAIHSIHQHNYIHRDIKPDNLILDKNGHLKLSDFGLCKPLDDKYSTLLLENDDLTSQESISETEGHSGCDKVPWLMPKEQLQQWKRNRRALAYSTVGTLDYMAPEVLLKKGYGIECDWWSLGAIMYEMLVGYPPFCSDDPRITCRKIINWRTCLKFPDEPKISDEAKDLICHLLCDVESRLGTHGAEEIKAHPWFRCVQWDRLYEIEAAYKPTVIGDLDTQNFEKFPEVEGPPSTMPTVGPWRKMLTSKDTNFIGYTFKKSDVLRSLESSGTDMRSNGSAKAPSLISLLGRIDLQETAIPEGDQKQEI from the exons ATGGACGGCGGCGATGGGACGATGAGGCTCGGCGCTCTCAACTTGAAGCCGGATCGGGTCGGCGGCTTCGATTCGGGTCCCGACGTGTCGGTTTCGTCGCCGGTGACGAGGCAGAAGGCGGCGGCGGCGAAGCAGTTCATTGAGAATCACTACAAGAATTATCTACAAGGACTGCAGGATCGCAAAGAGAG ACGCCGAGCACTTCAAAGGAAAGCACAAGAAGATCAGATACCAACTGAGGAACAAGAAGAGATGATGAGGATATTGGAACGCAGAGAAACAGAATACATGAGGCTGCAAAGACGTAAAATCGGAATTGATGATTTTGAGCAATTAACTGTCATTGGTAAAGGGGCATTTGGTGAG GTAAGGTTATGTCGTGCTAAAGGTACAGGAGAGATTTATGccatgaagaaattgaagaaatctGAGATGCTTAGCCGAGGACAG GTTGAGCACGTGCGTTCTGAGAGGAACTTGCTTGCAGAAGTTGATAGCCGGTGCATTGTAAAACTTCATTATTCATTTCAAGATTCTGATTTCTTATACCTTATCATGGAGTACTTACCTGGTGGTGATATTATGACCTTATTGATGAGAGAAGATACTCTTTCCGAAGATGTTGCACGTTTTTACATAGCAGAGAGTATTCTGGCTATTCACTCAATCCATCAACACAACTACATTCATAG GGACATAAAACCAGATAACCTGATACTGGATAAAAATGGCCATTTGAAGCTTTCAGATTTTGGCTTGTGTAAACCTCTGGATGACAAGTATTCTACACTGTTACTGGAAAATGATGATTTAACCTCCCAGGAATCCATATCTGAAACTGAAGGACACTCTGGCTGTGATAAGGTTCCTTGGTTGATGCCAAAAGAACAATTACAACAATGGAAACGTAATCGTCGTGCCCTG GCTTATTCAACCGTTGGAACTCTTGACTATATGGCACCTGAGGTGTTGCTCAAGAAAGGATATGGAATAGAGTGCGATTGGTGGTCCCTAGGGGCAATCATGTATGAGATGCTTGTAGGCTATCCTCCCTTCTGCTCTGATGACCCAAGGATCACATGCCGCAAG ATAATCAATTGGAGAACATGCCTGAAATTTCCTGACGAACCAAAAATTTCGGATGAGGCAAAGGATCTGATCTGTCACTTGTTATGTGACGTTGAATCAAGGCTTGGGACACATGGAGCAGAAGAAATTAAG GCCCATCCATGGTTCAGATGTGTTCAGTGGGACAGGCTGTATGAAATCGAAGCTGCATATAAACCTACAGTAATTGGAGACTTGGACACGCAGAATTTTGAAAAGTTTCCTGAA GTAGAGGGTCCGCCATCTACAATGCCAACAGTGGGACCTTGGCGGAAG ATGTTAACGTCGAAAGATACCAATTTCATTGGATACACTTTTAAGAAATCAGATGTCCTCAGATCACTTGAAAGTTCAG GTACAGACATGAGATCAAATGGTTCTGCAAAGGCCCCTTCTCTGATTTCCTTATTAG GTAGAATTGACTTGCAAGAAACTGCGATACCAGAGGGAGATCAGAAGCAGGAAATTTAA
- the LOC18793627 gene encoding glutamate receptor 2.5: protein MAIQDLFHSTCARLDLHLEDSQGNSAGAIAGAINLLNSKQVVAIIGTLTMQEAALVSEIGHNNTKIFPPVISLPSTTISPPTESLQWPNFFQLANDILFHKQCVAALVGHFQWRKVTAIYEHKNELSSASAIMISILSDSLRLVNSEIEHYRAFPSLSSLSDPDGFVDKELKNLRSKSNRVFIVMQFSLQSAVLFFEKAKQLGMMDKGHVWIVTDEIASLLDSVDSSIKYNMQGVVGIKTNFIETTKTFRRFKTRFHRIYGLQYLEEEENSSPSIFALRAYDTIWAIAGAMKNVTTKELSQKIVSTSFQGLSGKIEFKNGMLSQPPTFQIINIVGKSYREIAFWSPRFGFSENLIMHSDMKERIENGSIQVLGPIYWPGGLLATPKGWIPVEGERPLKIGIPARGAFNQFLKVSYDQERNETQISGFSIDVFEAAVKHLPYQLPYVFVPFNGSYDELVQQVYYKVDVLLLLNCLDAAVGDIEVVADRYRFVEFSQPYVSSGLVMVVTVKPDKLKEKWMFMKTFTKSMWFLLIVAHLSVCFVVWLIENEHGDNLELKGIGAILWFSVTILFFAQRERVQSNWARLVLAPWLVVILVVTATFTASLTSMMTVTRVQPSALDVETLKRTNATVGCNGNSFIVRYVINVLEFKPENTKRIASISDYPNAFERKDIAAAFFVAPHAKVFLAKYCKGYINSGPVYKPSGFAFVFAKGSPLAFDISEAILETNERGQVEQLEKQMLSSYNCSSSTKLENEDSIGPGPFSGLFLISGFVCASAFFVTVVRIAGRHVQNLSCIRAMLINTRIWKWTSISLAMSCRKPKSYCSTRSSMVKPNSQGEKLDELEHNSMSTGMVIITQH, encoded by the exons ATGGCTATCCAAGACCTTTTCCACTCAACCTGCGCTAGATTGGATTTGCACCTTGAAGATTCACAAGGCAATTCAGCTGGAGCAATAGCTGGTG CAATCAATCTGCTCAATAGCAAACAAGTTGTAGCCATAATTGGAACACTGACCATGCAGGAAGCAGCTCTAGTTTCTGAGATTGGTCATAATAACACCAAAATATTTCCCCCCGTCATATCACTTCCTTCCACTACCATAAGCCCACCAACTGAGTCTCTTCAATGGCCAAATTTCTTCCAATTAGCTAACGATATCCTCTTCCATAAGCAATGCGTTGCAGCCTTAGTTGGTCATTTCCAATGGCGGAAGGTGACTGCAATTTACGAGCACAAAAATGAACTTTCTTCCGCTTCTGCAATCATGATTAGTATCCTCTCTGATTCACTTAGATTAGTCAACTCAGAGATTGAGCACTACAGAGCTTTCCCAtccctttcttctctctctgacCCGGATGGCTTCGTTGACAAGGAACTTAAGAATTTGAGAAGCAAGAGCAACCGGGTTTTTATAGTCATGCAGTTTTCTTTACAGTCAGCTGtccttttttttgaaaaggcAAAGCAATTGGGCATGATGGACAAAGGCCATGTTTGGATTGTAACAGATGAGATTGCAAGCCTTCTTGATTCTGTTGATTCTTCTATCAAATACAACATGCAGGGTGTTGTTGGTATTAAAACCAACTTCATAGAAACTACAAAGACTTTCAGACGGTTCAAAACCAGATTTCACAGAATATACGGACTACAATaccttgaagaagaagaaaattctagTCCTAGTATCTTTGCTCTTCGAGCTTATGACACAATCTGGGCTATTGCTGGAGCCATGAAAAATGTTACCACAAAAGAATTGTCTCAAAAAATTGTGTCCACTTCTTTCCAAGGTCTAAGTGGCAAGATAGAATTCAAAAATGGCATGCTATCACAACCACCAACCTTTCAAATCATTAATATTGTTGGCAAAAGCTACAGAGAGATAGCATTCTGGTCACCAAGATTTGGTTTCTCAGAGAACTTGATCATGCACAGTGACATGAAAGAGAGGATTGAGAATGGTTCTATTCAAGTTTTGGGTCCAATCTATTGGCCTGGTGGCTTGCTAGCAACCCCAAAGGGGTGGATACCAGTTGAAGGGGAAAGACCCTTAAAGATTGGGATCCCTGCAAGGGGTGCCTTCAATCAATTTCTGAAAGTAAGCTATGATCAGGAGAGGAATGAGACACAAATATCTGGATTTTCAATTGATGTTTTTGAAGCAGCAGTCAAACATCTCCCTTATCAATTGCCTTATGTGTTTGTTCCCTTCAATGGCTCATATGATGAATTGGTGCAACAGGTCTACTACAAGGTagatgttcttcttcttttgaacT GCTTGGATGCAGCTGTTGGTGATATAGAAGTCGTAGCGGATCGGTATCGTTTTGTTGAATTCTCACAGCCATATGTGAGCTCTGGACTTGTGATGGTAGTCACCGTAAAGCCAGATAAGCTGAAGGAAAAATGGATGTTCATGAAGACCTTCACCAAAAGCATGTGGTTCCTCTTGATTGTGGCGCACCTTTCTGTATGCTTTGTCGTCTGGTTAATTGAAAATGAACATGGAGACAACCTTGAACTAAAGGGCATTGGGGCCATCCTTTGGTTCTCTGTCACTATCCTGTTCTTTGCACAGA GAGAACGAGTTCAGAGCAATTGGGCTCGGTTGGTGCTGGCTCCATGGTTAGTGGTGATTCTAGTTGTGACAGCTACTTTCACTGCAAGCCTCACCTCCATGATGACTGTCACTCGAGTTCAGCCGTCTGCGCTTGATGTTGAAACACTTAAGAGAACAAATGCAACTGTTGGGTGTAATGGtaattcttttattgttaGATACGTGATTAATGTTTTAGAATTCAAACCAGAAAATACCAAAAGAATTGCCTCAATAAGTGACTACCCAAATGCCTTTGAGAGGAAAGATATTGCTGCAGCTTTCTTTGTTGCCCCCCATGCTAAAGTCTTCCTTGCAAAGTACTGCAAGGGATATATCAATTCAGGACCAGTTTACAAGCCTAGCGGCTTTGCATTT GTTTTTGCAAAAGGTTCTCCTTTGGCTTTTGACATATCAGAGGCAATCCTAGAGACCAATGAGAGAGGACAAGTGGAACAACTAGAAAAACAAATGCTCTCCTCTTATAACTGCTCCTCTTCAACCAAGTTGGAGAACGAAGATTCCATAGGTCCTGGGCCTTTCTCTGGCCTCTTCTTAATTTCGGGTTTCGTTTGTGCATCTGCATTTTTCGTCACAGTTGTGCGTATAGCGGGTAGGCATGTGCAGAACTTGAGCTGCATACGAGCAATGTTGATCAACACAAGAATTTGGAAATGGACTTCTATATCCTTAGCCATGAGCTGCAGAAAACCTAAAAGCTACTGCTCCACAAGAAGCTCCATGGTGAAGCCAAACAGCCAAGGAGAAAAGCTTGATGAGCTAGAACACAATTCAATGAGTACTGGAATGGTAATTATTACTCAACACTGA